In Leishmania braziliensis MHOM/BR/75/M2904 complete genome, chromosome 18, the following proteins share a genomic window:
- a CDS encoding putative DNA-directed RNA polymerase II: MSSIEELKVVRLFRALNTMIQLCHDRGYIIRHPSAIAEAVQNPKLYDKEEGLDHDWFLRHFVITPDQAARSTRAEKSGGSGSSSGPRRELKHEDVDDVKAGEYDEAVDEAEVIRRAANGEWVCMRNAMRLTCSVDPRRAPPAVKVEPKDTDGGVSHTLAAASMEANPKEKAAKNALMVFFSSSPKLSIKEVQAFREKALKKKVSSMIVVTNKVDPGVRMDVQELSGRMDEATGAELLSIQVFEEEALAFNVVRHETVPHHVALSPTEAAMFLAERKLNVSQLPRMLESDPLVQYLGLHRGSIVHITREGKQSGPYSMYRHVI, encoded by the coding sequence ATGTCGTCTATCGAAGAGCTCAAGGTGGTGCGGCTCTTTCGAGCTCTCAATACGATGATTCAGCTTTGCCACGACCGCGGCTACATCATTCGACACCCGTCGGCGATCGCCGAGGCAGTGCAGAACCCCAAACTGTAcgacaaggaggaggggctcGACCACGACTGGTTCCTGCGGCACTTCGTCATCACGCCTGACCAGGCAgcgcgcagcacacgcgcggaGAAaagtggtggcagtggcagcagtaGCGGCCCCAGGCGTGAACTGAAGCACGAAGATGTCGACGACGTCAAGGCGGGCGAGTATGATGAAGCAGTGGACGAGGCCGAGGTGATTCGTCGGGCCGCGAACGGAGAgtgggtgtgcatgcgtAATGCCATGCGGCTGACTTGCTCCGTTGACCCACGCCGCGCACCGCCGGCCGTGAAGGTGGAGCCAAAGGATAccgacggcggcgtgtcGCACACTCTTGCGGCGGCTTCAATGGAAGCAAATCCGAAGGAAAAGGCAGCCAAGAACGCGCTCATGGTCTTCTTCTCGAGCTCTCCGAAGCTCAGCATAAAGGAAGTGCAGGCATTCCGCGAGAAGGCGCTCAAGAAGAAGGTGTCGTCGATGATTGTTGTGACGAACAAGGTGGACCCCGGTGTGCGCATGGATGTGCAGGAACTCAGCGGTCGCATGGATGAGGCCACAGGTGCAGAGCTGCTCTCCATCCAGGTtttcgaggaggaggcgctggcgtTCAACGTCGTGCGCCACGAAACGGTACCGCATCACGTTGCCCTCTCGCCCACCGAGGCGGCAATGTTCCTGGCAGAACGGAAGTTAAACGTTTCCCAACTGCCTCGCATGCTGGAGAGCGACCCTCTTGTTCAGTACCTTGGTTTGCATCGCGGCAGCATCGTCCACATCACACGCGAAGGGAAGCAAAGCGGCCCGTACAGCATGTACCGTCACGTGATTTGA
- a CDS encoding putative DNA-directed RNA polymerases II — translation MPAIGQEKLEFYKCFRILQTSAEMMSDRKYKVAQHVVPNSLGEFVERYVEEVEVTESGGAAAGGGFTDAPPRRKQVIRRDKMTLACEREVGEGRTLKAVVYFCPPNHLSSEVVKKIAEDALHEGYQRVVFVTPSKPNPIVRKTMDTYNRSEQDLRFELFEEDELSVNITHHELVPKHTPLSEEELKDVLHAHALELHQLPRILSTDPVARYYGLKRGQVVRIERKSMSAGLYVTYRQVV, via the coding sequence ATGCCAGCCATCGGACAAGAGAAGCTGGAGTTCTACAAATGCTTCCGCATCCTGCAGACATCGGCGGAGATGATGTCTGATCGCAAATacaaggtggcgcagcatgTGGTCCCTAACTCCCTTGGCGAGTTTGTTGAGCGGTacgtcgaggaggtggaggtgacggagagcggcggcgcggcggccggcGGTGGCTTTACCGATGCTCCACCCCGTCGCAAGCAGGTAATCCGGCGGGACAAGATGACCCTGGCATGCGAGCGTGAAGTGGGCGAGGGTAGAACGCTCAAGGCGGTCGTGTACTTCTGTCCACCAAACCACCTCTCGTCGGAAGTGGTCAAGAAGATTGCTGAGGATGCGCTCCATGAAGGCTATCAGCGAGTTGTGTTTGTCACCCCCTCGAAGCCGAACCCAATCGTCCGCAAAACGATGGATACGTACAACCGTAGTGAGCAGGACCTGCGCTTCGAGTTGTTTGAGGAGGATGAGCTCTCTGTGAACATCACCCATCACGAACTAGTGCCGAAGCACACGCCGCTATCAGAGGAGGAGCTTAAGGACGTGCTGCACGCCCACGCACTGGAGCTGCATCAGCTGCCCCGCATCCTGTCCACCGACCCTGTAGCTCGCTATTACGGACTGAAGCGTGGCCAAGTAGTCCGCATTGAGCGGAAGAGCATGTCAGCAGGCCTCTACGTGACCTACCGGCAAGTCGTCTGA
- a CDS encoding putative phosphatidic acid phosphatase: protein MWVLLQAFSVALSVMIVNALKVYAGRLRPDFLSRLRNEGFNASSVGVDWCTVANEGRLSFPSGHSSAGFSAFVPLCFYVLHSLHAFRRSGVSLWRILIGLTPLILPITVAVSRTRDNRHNFDDILAGSLIGIFTALVAVRATMVVNYGTGQLTPRFAYYA from the coding sequence AtgtgggtgctgctgcaggccttCTCCGTCGCCTTGTCCGTGATGATAGTGAACGCGCTGAAGGTCTACGCCGGTCGACTGCGGCCCGACTTTCTTTCCCGCCTCCGCAACGAGGGCTTCAACGCCAGCAGCGTGGGCGTGGACTGGTGCACTGTGGCCAACGAGGGCCGCCTATCGTTTCCATccggccacagcagcgcgggcttctctgccttcgTTCCGCTTTGCTTTTACGTGCTGCACTCGCTGCATGCGTttcgccgcagcggtgtgtCGTTGTGGCGCATCCTGATCGGTCTTACTCCACTCATCCTCCCCATCACCGTGGCGGTATCGCGGACGCGTGATAACCGCCATAACTTCGACGACATCCTCGCAGGCAGCCTGATCGGCATCTTCACCGCTTTGGTTGCTGTGAGGGCGACAATGGTGGTGAATTATGGCACGGGCCAGTTGACGCCCCGGTTTGCCTACTATGCCTAG
- a CDS encoding putative dynein-light chain-protein, which yields MADNNSTNSTAAGTVNSDLNLTRIGAETATLRGSFSAGEVSKRATISEQDALDHHQGSTAAGMANDEEGEATTSPPKVRVAHNSDGSGNRDEEGEAEEDEEDAEHLERVAASDVKNIILQALSPYFDDDAGGSAAVAPGVDLAPPPSVSGPSAVNPRATTPAIEDDHDEEDTAQRYDHFKAEEWIALVCDSIMERLVALGKPFKFVVHAMVTRKCGAGVHVCSSCYYAPMDGWLSHAHDLSAHLYAVVTVYWCAV from the coding sequence ATGGCTGACAACAACTCCACGAACTCGACAGCGGCGGGGACCGTGAACAGTGATCTTAATCTCACGCGCATCGGCGCCGAAACCGCCACGCTCAGAGGCAGCTTCAGCGCTGGTGAGGTCTCCAAGAGGGCGACGATAAGCGAGCAAGACGCATTGGACCACCATCAAGGCTCTACAGCTGCCGGCATGGCGAACGATGAAGAAGGCGAGGCAACGACGAGCCCCCCAAAGGTGAGGGTGGCCCACAAcagcgatggcagcggcaacagagacgaagagggtgaagcagaggaagacgaggaagaTGCTGAGCACTTGGAGCGCGTCGCGGCGAGTGATGTCAAGAACATCATCCTGCAAGCGTTGAGCCCGTACTTCGACGATGACGCCGGCGGTAGTGCCGCTGTAGCCCCTGGTGTTGATCTGGCACCTCCACCCTCCGTGTCGGGGCCCTCAGCGGTGAACCCGAGAGCCACAACACCTGCAATAGAAGACGACCATGATGAGGAGGACACGGCGCAACGCTACGATCACTTCAAGGCAGAGGAGTGGATTGCGCTGGTGTGCGACAGCATTATGGAACGTCTGGTCGCTCTCGGAAAACCGTTCAAGTTTGTCGTGCACGCGATGGTGACGCGTAAGTGCGGAGCGggcgtgcacgtgtgctctAGCTGCTACTATGCCCCCATGGACGGTTGGCTGAGCCACGCCCACGACCTCTCCGCACATCTCTACGCAGTTGTGACGGTGTACTGGTGTGCAGTGTAG
- a CDS encoding putative elongation factor Tu produces MLRSPVQRLAPKAKEAFVRGKPHLIIGTIGHVDHGKTTLTSAITTVLAKRGQAQAMDYFAIDKSPEEKSRKITINATHVEYESEKRHYGHIDCPGHMDFVKNMITGAAQMDGGIIVVAATDGVMPQTREHLLICSQIGLPALVGFINKVDMTDEDTCDLVDMEVREQLEKYKFPAEETPIVRGSALKAVEGDAKYEEKILELVKKCDEWIPDPPRNTDKPFLMAIEHVYEIGKDKKSVIVTGRVDQGLLKLNTDAELAGFRAKKSTVKVTGIEMYHKTLNECMPGDSVGVSIVGTGDTTSLSKDNVERGMVMAAPGSTNLYNKVKAQVYVLTKDEGGRHTGFSPHYRPQLFFHCADVTADLSFPEAEKHREELNKKYGRGPEEDKKKEAEMREFESKLVCMPGDNRELILTLAYPMPINKGLKFTIREGKITVGWGAVVETMGLDTKVSIEGKRIGAKPVTGKKKK; encoded by the coding sequence ATGCTTCGCTCACCTGTGCAGCGTCTCGCCCCCAAGGCGAAAGAAGCGTTTGTTCGTGGTAAGCCGCATCTCATCATCGGCACCATCGGTCACGTCGACCACGGCAAGACGACGCTGACGTCGGCCATCACAACGGTTCTGGCGAAGCGCGGTCAGGCGCAGGCGATGGACTACTTCGCGATCGACAAGTCCccagaggagaagagccgCAAGATCACCATCAATGCCACACACGTCGAGTACGAGTCGGAGAAGCGTCACTACGGCCACATCGACTGCCCTGGACACATGGACTTTGTGAAAAACATGATTACCGGAGCTGCGCAGATGGATGGTGGCATCATTGTGGTGGCTGCCACCGACGGCGTCAtgccgcagacacgcgaGCACCTACTGATCTGCTCGCAGATTGGACTGCCGGCGCTTGTAGGGTTCATCAACAAGGTAGACATGACGGACGAAGACACGTGCGACCTGGTGGACATGGAggtgcgtgagcagctggagAAATACAAGTTTCCGGCGGAAGAGACTCCGATCGTGCGCGGCTCCGCCCTCAAGGCCGTCGAGGGCGACGCGAAGTACGAGGAGAAAATTCTTGAACTGGTGAAGAAGTGCGACGAGTGGATCCCCGACCCGCCGCGCAATACAGACAAGCCCTTCCTCATGGCCATTGAGCACGTTTACGAAATCGGCAAGGACAAGAAGAGCGTCATTGTAACCGGTCGCGTCGATCAGGGTCTGCTGAAGCTCAACACAGACGCCGAGCTGGCCGGCTTCAGAGCCAAGAAGTCGACGGTCAAGGTGACGGGCATCGAGATGTACCACAAGACGCTGAACGAGTGCATGCCCGGCGACTCAGTCGGCGTCAGCATTGTCGGCACCGGCGACACGACGAGCCTATCGAAGGACAACGTTGAGCGTGGCATGGTAATGGCCGCGCCCGGTAGCACAAACCTGTACAACAAGGTGAAGGCGCAGGTGTACGTGCTGACAAAGGATGAGGGTGGGCGCCACACCGGGTTCAGCCCCCACTACCGCCCGCAGCTCTTCTTCCACTGCGCTGACGTGACGGCGGACCTGAGTTTTccagaggcagagaagcaccgCGAGGAGCTTAACAAGAAGTACGGCCGCGGCCCCGAGGAGGATaagaaaaaggaggcggagatgaGGGAGTTCGAGAGCAAGCTCGTCTGTATGCCGGGCGACAACCGCGAGCTGATCCTGACGCTGGCGTACCCAATGCCCATCAACAAGGGACTGAAGTTCACCATCCGTGAAGGCAAGATCACCGTCGGCTGGGGCGCTGTGGTGGAGACTATGGGCCTCGACACGAAAGTGAGCATTGAAGGGAAGCGCATCGGCGCCAAGCCGGTGActggaaagaaaaagaagtaG